The sequence below is a genomic window from Serratia nevei.
AGGCAAGGCTTTTAAGGACCTGTTATGGACGAAAAACGACTCACTCATTTGCGGCAATTGGAGGCGGAGAGTATCCATATCATCCGTGAAGTCGCCGCTGAATTCGCCAACCCGGTGATGCTGTATTCCATCGGCAAAGACTCTTCCGTGATGCTGCATTTGGCGCGCAAGGCGTTCTTCCCCGGCACGCTGCCGTTCCCGCTGCTGCACGTCGATACCGGCTGGAAGTTCCGCGAAATGTACGAGTTCCGCGATCGCACCGCGAAAGAGTACGGCTTCGAGCTGCTGGTGCATAAAAATCCGGAAGGGGTGGCGATGGGCATCAACCCGTTCGTGCACGGCAGCGCCAAGCATACCGACATCATGAAGACCGAGGGCCTGAAGCAGGCGTTGAACAAGTACGGTTTCGACGCCGCCTTCGGCGGTGCGCGGCGCGACGAGGAGAAATCGCGCGCCAAAGAGCGCATCTATTCGTTCCGCGATCGCTTCCACCGCTGGGATCCGAAAAACCAGCGGCCGGAGCTGTGGCACAACTACAACGGCCAGATCAACAAAGGGGAGAGCATCCGCGTCTTCCCGCTGTCGAACTGGACCGAGCTGGACATCTGGCAGTACATCTTCCTGGAAAAGATCGACATCGTGCCGCTGTACCTGGCGAAACCGCGCCCGGTGGTGGAACGCGACGGCATGCTGATGATGGTGGACGACGATCGCATCGATCTGCAGCCGGGCGAAGTGATCAGCCAGCGCATGGTGCGTTTCCGCACCCTGGGGTGTTGGCCGCTGACCGGCGCAGTGGATTCGCAGGCGCAAACCCTGCCGGAGATCATCGAAGAGATGCTGGTCTCCACCACCAGTGAACGCCAGGGGCGGATGATCGACCGCGATCAGTCCGGCTCGATGGAGCTGAAAAAGCGTCAAGGGTATTTCTAAGGAGCCGCCGGATGAACAACGCAATTGCACAACAAATCGCTGACCAGGGCGGCGTCGAATCCTACCTGCACGCGCAGCAACACAAGAGCCTGCTGCGCTTTCTGACCTGCGGCAGCGTCGACGACGGCAAAAGCACCCTGATAGGTCGCCTGCTGCACGATACCCGCCAGATCTACGAGGATCAGCTGTCGACGCTGCACAGCGACAGCAAACGCATCGGCACCCAGGGCGAGAAGCTCGATCTGGCGCTGTTGGTGGACGGCCTGCAGGCCGAGCGCGAGCAGGGCATCACCATCGACGTGGCCTATCGCTATTTCTCGACCGAAAAACGCAAATTTATCATCGCCGATACCCCAGGGCATGAGCAGTACACCCGCAACATGGCCACCGGCGCCTCCACCTGCGATCTGGCGATCCTGTTGATCGACGCGCGCAAAGGGGTACTGGACCAGACTCGTCGCCACAGTTTTATCGCAACCCTGCTGGGCATTCGCCATCTGGTGGTGGCGGTGAACAAAATGGATCTGGTGGACTACCAGGAAACGGTGTTCGAGCAGTT
It includes:
- the cysD gene encoding sulfate adenylyltransferase subunit CysD, with product MDEKRLTHLRQLEAESIHIIREVAAEFANPVMLYSIGKDSSVMLHLARKAFFPGTLPFPLLHVDTGWKFREMYEFRDRTAKEYGFELLVHKNPEGVAMGINPFVHGSAKHTDIMKTEGLKQALNKYGFDAAFGGARRDEEKSRAKERIYSFRDRFHRWDPKNQRPELWHNYNGQINKGESIRVFPLSNWTELDIWQYIFLEKIDIVPLYLAKPRPVVERDGMLMMVDDDRIDLQPGEVISQRMVRFRTLGCWPLTGAVDSQAQTLPEIIEEMLVSTTSERQGRMIDRDQSGSMELKKRQGYF